A DNA window from Anas acuta chromosome 4, bAnaAcu1.1, whole genome shotgun sequence contains the following coding sequences:
- the SPARCL1 gene encoding SPARC-like protein 1, giving the protein MKTMKALMLLICLLGSASAIPTKPIHSEAQEEGKTRPANEGDLQPSHRNIKAKVPVADAEHREKPWTARRHGQSGQEHQMKSSLKSINFLSLQGKPGLTSDSQESDSGSSGREQSSPDHYQLRRHEKHSNIANQALGAGENPVDALNPDHEHNAWKYNKNTVGLSENTSESNEEENVEEEDEEWGEVTDYMDMKHKAHRTSHGNQYRRQQKENSRQSDEILRDSSQPIQITKRHGEKFSIEEEGESQEKPYKEAKIPLSKRSHNEDEDEKWQSQENKDSFQVNHQSDHGMEMKRQGKEGGNVDKDDIDSGDDGEEDLSNAWKEAAYEEEERIQRNDQDSTSNEPEGEGTTGDDSAAHRERWDHQGVKIKDLTQSEDANYHYEVPHSDSKQLQTSGSVQSVNSMEPVDEVKTTGSSYGARRSASNSTGEAFPDPCRNFHCKRGKVCQADRQGKPGCICQDPAACPSTKDYERVCGTDNKTYDGTCQLFGTKCQLEGTKMGRQLHLDYMGSCKYIPNCTDYEVDQFPLRMRDWLKNILMQYYERDQDTTGLLTEKQRHKVKKIYQNEKRLMAGDHSAELLLHDFEKNYHMYVYPVHWQFYQLDQHPADRSLTHSELAPLRASLVPMEHCITRFFQECDRDQDKLIGLKEWCHCFGIKEEDINENLLF; this is encoded by the exons ATGAAAACCATGAAGGCTCTGATGCTCTTGATTTGCCTGCTAGGATCAGCTTCGGCTATTCCA actAAGCCTATTCATTCTGAAGCCCAAGAGGAAGGGAAGACAAGGCCTGCAAATGAGGGTGATTTGCAGCCCAGCCACAGAAACATAAAAGCAAAGGTACCAGTAGCAGATGCTGAGCACAGGGAGAAGCCCTGGACAGCTAGAAGACATGGACAAAGTGGTCAGGAGCATCAGATGAAATCCAGTCTGAAGAGCATTAACTTCCTTTCCCTGCAGGGTAAACCAGGCTTGACTTCTGATAGCCAGGAGAGTGATTCTGGCAGCAGTGGCAGAGAGCAGTCCAGCCCTGACCACTACCAGCTCAGGAGGCATGAGAAACACAGCAACATAGCCAACCAAGCACTGGGTGCTGGAGAAAATCCAGTGGATGCTCTCAATCCCGATCATGAGCATAATGCAtggaaatataataaaaatacagttggCCTATCTGAAAACACCAGTGAAAgcaatgaagaggaaaatgtggaagaagaggatgaggaaTGGGGGGAAGTGACTGATTACATGGATATGAAGCACAAAGCCCACCGGACAAGTCATGGAAACCAATACAGgagacagcagaaagaaaacagcaggcaGTCTGATGAAATACTGAGAGACTCCAGTCAGCCAATCCAGATAACCAAGAGACACGGTGAGAAATTCAGCAtagaggaagaaggggaaagtCAGGAAAAGCCCTATAAGGAAGCAAAAATCCCCCTCTCAAAAAGAAGTCAtaatgaggatgaggatgaaaAATGGCAAagccaagaaaacaaagatagTTTTCAAGTAAACCATCAGAGCGATCATGGCATGGAGATGAAAAGACAGGGTAAGGAGGGTGGTAATGTTGATAAGGACGATATCGATAGTGGTGATGATGGTGAGGAAGATCTCAGCAATGCCTGGAAAGAAGCAGCCTatgaagaagaggagagaatcCAGAGAAATGACCAAGACAGCACCAGTAATGAGCCTGAAGGAGAAGGAACCACTGGAGATGACAGTGCAGCTCATAGAGAGAGATGGGATCACCAAGGTGTCAAAATTAAAGACCTCACTCAGTCTGAAGATGCTAACTACCACTATGAGGTGCCTCATTCTGACAGCAAACAACTGCAAACAAGTGGCTCTGTTCAGAGTGTGAATTCAATGGAACCAGTAGATGAG GTTAAGACCACAGGCAGTTCATACGGTGCGAGGAGAAGTGCAAGCAACAGCACTGGGGAGGCTTTTCCGG ACCCATGCAGGAACTTCCActgcaaaagaggaaaagtcTGCCAGGCAGACAGACAAGGGAAACCCGGCTGTATTTGCCAAGATCCTGCTGCTTGCCCTTCCACCAAAGATTATGAGCGT GTTTGTGGCACAGATAATAAGACTTATGACGGCACATGCCAACTCTTTGGTACCAAATGTCAACTTGAAGGAACAAAAATGGGACGCCAGCTGCACCTAGACTATATGGGCTCCTGCAAAT ACATACCTAACTGTACCGATTACGAAGTAGATCAGTTCCCCCTCCGTATGAGAGACTGGCTCAAAAACATCCTCATGCAATATTATGAACGTGATCAGGATACAACTGGACTCCTAACCGAAAAGCAAAGGCATAAG GTCAAAAAGATCTACCAGAATGAAAAGCGTCTCATGGCTGGTGACCACTCAGCTGAGCTCCTCCTGCATGACTTTGAGAAAAACTATCACATGTACGTGTATCCTGTGCACTGGCAGTTTTATCAGCTTGATCAGCATCCAGCTGACAG ATCACTGACGCACTCAGAGCTCGCTCCCTTGCGAGCCTCCCTCGTTCCCATGGAACACTGCATCACCCGTTTCTTCCAGGAGTGTGACCGAGACCAAGACAAACTCATTGGTTTGAAGGAGTGGTGCCACTGTTTTGGGATTAAGGAAG AAGACATAAATGAAAATCTCTTGTTCTGA
- the DMP1 gene encoding dentin matrix acidic phosphoprotein 1, translating into MKAELLALLMLWAAACAHPVHNRISAPLEPEDTVPGDEVKALGPLLGGGNLGHLRASVGPGDGSDRDLAVGNHIEQDFAEHDRLPAWPGDEEDDSGDDTLDGEEGEGPSYGTGDAGGHGDSSSSSSSESAMAQHRYSRYRGSFRRGGGSSSSQEDEEESLGGEGMQGDDASVFDNLGGGRRVRGASVGPQEDRDSRSPEAEDTDSTEDSPSAEEKSNSQEDSQASRSGEDEDSHDEDKDSPSREASDEEASDEEAKESTESAEDGSEEAVSAPEGRSGSREERASPEDRSAPSDLDSEEEQSKSREEEEEESKSTEDSVESEEDGNNSKPDEDAPSASTESRSASPEGSDEDDEDEDNTTGEDSTSTESTNSASPEDEDDEQSRSQEDASLPRSLGSESRKRRLDAYRRKPATDYDDNDCQDGY; encoded by the exons ATGaaggctgagctgctggcactgctgatGCTGTGGGCTGCGGCCTGCGCCCACCCT GTGCACAACCGCATCTCCGCGCCCCTGGAGCCTGAG GACACGGTGCCGGGGGACGAGGTGAAGGCACTGGGACCCCTCCTGGGCGGTGGAAACCTCGGTCACCTTCGTGCCAGCGTGGGGCCAGGGGATGGCAGTGACAGGGACCTCGCTGTCGGGAACCACATAGAGCAGGACTTTGCCGAGCATGACAGGCTGCCCGCCTGGCCTGGGGACGAGGAGGACGACAGCGGGGACGACACTTTGGATGGTGAGGAGGGCGAAGGGCCCAGCTATGGCACTGGGGATGCTGGAGGACatggtgacagcagcagcagcagcagcagcgagagTGCAATGGCCCAGCACCGCTACAGCAGGTACCGTGGCAGCTTcaggcggggagggggcagcagcagcagccaggaggatgaggaggagagCTTGGGCGGTGAAGGCATGCAGGGCGACGACGCCTCAGTTTTTGACAATCTGGGCGGAGGGCGACGCGTCCGGGGGGCCTCTGTTGGTCCCCAGGAGGACAGGGACAGCCGGTCCCCGGAGGCCGAGGACACTGACTCCACGGAGGACAGCCCCTCAGCCGAGGAGAAGAGCAACTCACAGGAGGACAGCCAGGCCAGCAGGTCTGGGGAGGACGAGGACAGCCATGATGAGGACAAGGACAGCCCCTCCAGGGAGGCCTCAGATGAGGAGGCCTCAGATGAGGAAGCCAAGGAGTCCACAGAGTCCGCAGAGGATGGCTCAGAGGAGGCAGTGAGCGCTCCAGAGGGGCgcagtggcagcagggaggagcGGGCGTCCCCTGAGGACAGGAGTGCACCGTCTGACCTCGACAgtgaggaagagcagagcaagtccagggaggaggaggaggaggagagtaAGTCCACAGAGGACAGCGTGGAGTCAGAGGAGGATGGGAACAACTCCAAACCTGACGAGGATGCTCCAAGCGCATCGACTGAGAGCCGCAGCGCATCCCCGGAGGGCAGCGATGAGGACGATGAGGATGAAGACAACACAACAGGCGAGGACAGCACCTCCACAGAGAGCACCAACAGTGCGTCCCCAGAGGATGAGGATGATGAGCAGAGCCGCTCCCAGGAGGACGCCAGCTTGCCGCGCAGCCTGGGCAGTGAGAGCCGCAAGCGGCGGCTGGATGCCTACCGCAGGAAGCCAGCCACCGACTACGACGACAACGACTGCCAGGATGGGTACTGA
- the IBSP gene encoding integrin-binding sialoprotein isoform X1 has translation MRTALLLACLLAMASAFSVKSWLRRVGADDSEENAVFKNRRRYYLYRYAYLPQQRYQGSDSSEEEGDGSEEEEEGEGGVPSHPGTQVAGEGVAPGDGGLGGDTASPQKGCKGAPKGKGGDEDSDEEEEEEEEEEEEVEEQESSVNGTSTNTTAGTEGPHGNGTAAAEEEEEEDEEEEEEEEEEEEPEATTVAATTGLDEATTAGDGEHTEATTAGEQWEYVVTAGSRGDEGPTEGSYGDHEGYARGDSYRAYEDEYGYYKGHGYDVYGQDYYYSQ, from the exons ATGAGGACAGCGCTGCTGCTCGCCTGCCTCCTGGCCATGGCCTCCGCCTTCTCG GTGAAGAGCTGGCTGCGGCGAGTGGGGGCGGACGACTCGGAGGAAAACGCG GTGTTCAAGAACCGGCGCCGGTACTACTTGTACCGCTACGCCTACCTGCCGCAGCAACGCTACCAG GGCAGCGACTCCTCGGAGGAAGAGGGGGACGGCtcggaggaagaagaggagggggaaggtgGG GTACCATCCCACCCAGGAACCCAGGTGGCAGGTGAGGGGGTGGCCCCTGGGGATggtgggctgggaggggacacggcATCCCCCCAAAAG ggctgtAAGGGGGCCCCGAAGGGCAAGGGTGGGGATGAAGACAGcgatgaggaggaagaggaggaggaggaggaagaggaagaggtagaggagcaggagagcagcgTCAACGGGACGAGCACCAACACCACGGCGGGGACGGAGGGGCCCCATGGCAACGGCACCGCGGcagccgaggaggaggaggaggaagatgaggaggaggaagaggaagaggaggaagaggaggaaccTGAAGCAACCACTGTGGCTGCCACCACCGGGCTGGACGAGGCGACCACGGCGGGCGACGGAGAGCACACCGAGGCCACCACGGCCGGGGAGCAGTGGGAGTACGTGGTGACGGCCGGGAGCCGTGGGGACGAGGGCCCCACCGAGGGCAGCTATGGGGACCACGAGGGTTACGCACGTGGGGACAGCTACCGGGCATACGAGGATGAGTACGGCTACTACAAGGGGCACGGCTACGACGTCTACGGCCAGGATTACTACTACAGCCAGTGA
- the IBSP gene encoding integrin-binding sialoprotein isoform X2 produces the protein MRTALLLACLLAMASAFSVFKNRRRYYLYRYAYLPQQRYQGSDSSEEEGDGSEEEEEGEGGVPSHPGTQVAGEGVAPGDGGLGGDTASPQKGCKGAPKGKGGDEDSDEEEEEEEEEEEEVEEQESSVNGTSTNTTAGTEGPHGNGTAAAEEEEEEDEEEEEEEEEEEEPEATTVAATTGLDEATTAGDGEHTEATTAGEQWEYVVTAGSRGDEGPTEGSYGDHEGYARGDSYRAYEDEYGYYKGHGYDVYGQDYYYSQ, from the exons ATGAGGACAGCGCTGCTGCTCGCCTGCCTCCTGGCCATGGCCTCCGCCTTCTCG GTGTTCAAGAACCGGCGCCGGTACTACTTGTACCGCTACGCCTACCTGCCGCAGCAACGCTACCAG GGCAGCGACTCCTCGGAGGAAGAGGGGGACGGCtcggaggaagaagaggagggggaaggtgGG GTACCATCCCACCCAGGAACCCAGGTGGCAGGTGAGGGGGTGGCCCCTGGGGATggtgggctgggaggggacacggcATCCCCCCAAAAG ggctgtAAGGGGGCCCCGAAGGGCAAGGGTGGGGATGAAGACAGcgatgaggaggaagaggaggaggaggaggaagaggaagaggtagaggagcaggagagcagcgTCAACGGGACGAGCACCAACACCACGGCGGGGACGGAGGGGCCCCATGGCAACGGCACCGCGGcagccgaggaggaggaggaggaagatgaggaggaggaagaggaagaggaggaagaggaggaaccTGAAGCAACCACTGTGGCTGCCACCACCGGGCTGGACGAGGCGACCACGGCGGGCGACGGAGAGCACACCGAGGCCACCACGGCCGGGGAGCAGTGGGAGTACGTGGTGACGGCCGGGAGCCGTGGGGACGAGGGCCCCACCGAGGGCAGCTATGGGGACCACGAGGGTTACGCACGTGGGGACAGCTACCGGGCATACGAGGATGAGTACGGCTACTACAAGGGGCACGGCTACGACGTCTACGGCCAGGATTACTACTACAGCCAGTGA
- the MEPE gene encoding matrix extracellular phosphoglycoprotein isoform X2, whose product MRAALLCLCLLGAVLPTPVPLPPVRASGTCIGQHRILLKGCNTKHGFYIFKYVYSFSTRRNQTQIKKEEADEQSAVPVHQPGKEEGEAPVRGSGGRYALEDGYSPKPENLSTPGSREESHAPRPGATTHVGPTLASSEGSGDMDLVSLEEVNGGEDILLQSIHPGGPRGDGDGGDGSDGGMWGVLVGRAVTAGRERVSAARGAGDEGSGDVTTPGRGRASITGGMGTGRTAVSSVTEKEEDVRMDAEGVDEFAYIPDVGAITNTRGPGSAGVTQVTPEDEEVKIFIGRANIHMGEHGGAPGSTSASSEDGAVPTVGTTGSWGQPEGLATTDTPQHGDSVTSSPGGGHSTGSDGSGATTVPSGQGLMGPIPEGSTTGDVTVTAVVSSHGDHGDKARGEGPRSRGRPADTTGAASSVASSGLTTGDCSTTASTPAEHTSRSTTAGQGGSGEVGTASPVKDGPKARLEEAELGKMARTEAAPSPRRAAGRLAAGRAHAGDAVGTAARVPAAPRPWGSPRARAQHPEGSKVASASAGGFGRLHGGRRLVGLAALERSRQLDQVRHADELHLHERALYNLGGVGGSPPVPPGTHAGRWSADSSQSSEGERGSRSGSGEEDGWGARRGAARFHHGPSVPL is encoded by the exons ATGCGCGCAgccctcctctgcctctgcctgctgggcGCCGTGCTGCCCACGCCC GTACCGCTGCCACCAGTCAGGGCGAGTGGGACCTGCATTGGACAGCACCGG atACTGCTGAAAGGCTGCAACACCAAGCACGGCTTCTACATCTTCAAATACGTGTACTCGTTTTCCACACGGAGGAACCAGACGCAGATAAAG AAGGAAGAGGCTGATGAGCAGAGCGCTGTCCCCGTGCACCAGccaggaaaggaggaaggggaggctCCGGTGCGAGGCAGTGGGGGCCGCTATGCGCTGGAGGATGGGTACAGCCCCAAGCCTGAAAACCTCAGCACCCCGGGTAGCCGTGAGGAGAGCCATGCTCCACGCCCGGGTGCCACCACGCATGTGGGTCCCACCTTGGCTAGCTCGGAGGGCAGTGGTGACATGGATTTGGTGTCACTGGAGGAGGTCAATGGTGGCGAGGacatcctcctgcagagcatcCACCCTGGTGGCCCCCGCGGGGACGGCGACGGAGGGGATGGGAGTGATGGTGGCATGtggggggtcctggtgggcagGGCTGTGACAGCTGGGCGGGAGAGGGTCTCGGCTgccagaggggctggggacgAGGGCAGCGGCGATGTCACCACGCCTGGCCGAGGGCGGGCGAGCATCACGGGTGGCATGGGGACAGGACGCACCGCTGTCAGCTCTGTCACTGAGAAGGAGGAGGATGTCCGCATGGACGCCGAAGGCGTGGATGAGTTTGCTTACATTCCCGATGTGGGTGCCATCACCAACACCAGGGGGCCGGGCAGTGCCGGTGTCACTCAGGTCACCCCGGAGGATGAGGAGGTGAAGATCTTTATCGGGAGGGCCAACATCCACATGGGTGAGCACGGCGGTGCCCCGGGCAGCACCAGCGCTAGCAGCGAGGATGGCGCCGTCCCCACCGTGGGGACCACTGGGTCCTGGGGGCAGCCTGAGGGACTGGCCACCACAGACACCCCACAGCATGGGGACAGTGtcaccagcagccctgggggtggCCACTCCACAGGGAGCGATGGGAGCGGTGCCACCACTGTCCCCAGTGGACAAGGGTTGATGGGCCCCATCCCTGAGGGGAGCACCACGGGTGACGTTACTGTCACCGCGGTGGTCAGCAGCCACGGGGACCATGGGGACAAGGCGAGAGGTGAGGGGCCAAGGTCCAGGGGGAGGCCTGCTGACACAACCGGGGCTGCCAGCAGTGTGGCATCCTCAGGGCTGACCACAGGGGACTGCAGCACGACTGCCAGCACACCGGCTGAGCACACAAGCAGGAGCACCACTGCAGGGCAAGGAGGCAGCGGGGAGGTGGGGACGGCGTCCCCAGTGAAGGACGGGCCCAAGGCCCGGCTGGAGGAAGCTGAACTCGGAAAGATGGCGAGGACGGAGGCAGCGCCATCgcccaggagggcagcggggaggcTGGCCGCTGGCAGAGCCCACGCAGGGGACGCCGTGGGGACCGCCGCCAGAGTGCCGGCAGCCCCCAGGCCATGGGGCAGCCCCCGAGCCCGGGCCCAGCACCCCGAGGGCAGCAAGGTGGCCTCAGCCTCAGCAGGGGGCTTTGGCCGCCTGCATGGTGGCCGCAGGCTGGTGGGGCTGGCGGCGCTGGAGCGCTCCAGGCAGCTGGACCAGGTGAGGCACGCCGACGAGCTCCACCTGCACGAGCGGGCCCTGTACAACCTCGGTGGGGTAGGGGgcagccccccggtgccccccggcaCCCACGCCGGCCGCTGGAGCGCCGACAGCAGCCAGTCCTCAGAGGGGGAGCGAGGCAGCCGCAGTGGGAGCGGTGAGGAGGACGGGTGGGGTGCCCGGAGGGGGGCCGCGCGGTTCCACCATGGCCCCTCTGTGCCTCTCTGA
- the MEPE gene encoding matrix extracellular phosphoglycoprotein isoform X1 codes for MLCPQEPPRMRAALLCLCLLGAVLPTPVPLPPVRASGTCIGQHRILLKGCNTKHGFYIFKYVYSFSTRRNQTQIKKEEADEQSAVPVHQPGKEEGEAPVRGSGGRYALEDGYSPKPENLSTPGSREESHAPRPGATTHVGPTLASSEGSGDMDLVSLEEVNGGEDILLQSIHPGGPRGDGDGGDGSDGGMWGVLVGRAVTAGRERVSAARGAGDEGSGDVTTPGRGRASITGGMGTGRTAVSSVTEKEEDVRMDAEGVDEFAYIPDVGAITNTRGPGSAGVTQVTPEDEEVKIFIGRANIHMGEHGGAPGSTSASSEDGAVPTVGTTGSWGQPEGLATTDTPQHGDSVTSSPGGGHSTGSDGSGATTVPSGQGLMGPIPEGSTTGDVTVTAVVSSHGDHGDKARGEGPRSRGRPADTTGAASSVASSGLTTGDCSTTASTPAEHTSRSTTAGQGGSGEVGTASPVKDGPKARLEEAELGKMARTEAAPSPRRAAGRLAAGRAHAGDAVGTAARVPAAPRPWGSPRARAQHPEGSKVASASAGGFGRLHGGRRLVGLAALERSRQLDQVRHADELHLHERALYNLGGVGGSPPVPPGTHAGRWSADSSQSSEGERGSRSGSGEEDGWGARRGAARFHHGPSVPL; via the exons ATGCTGTGCCCCCAGGAGCCGCCCAGGATGCGCGCAgccctcctctgcctctgcctgctgggcGCCGTGCTGCCCACGCCC GTACCGCTGCCACCAGTCAGGGCGAGTGGGACCTGCATTGGACAGCACCGG atACTGCTGAAAGGCTGCAACACCAAGCACGGCTTCTACATCTTCAAATACGTGTACTCGTTTTCCACACGGAGGAACCAGACGCAGATAAAG AAGGAAGAGGCTGATGAGCAGAGCGCTGTCCCCGTGCACCAGccaggaaaggaggaaggggaggctCCGGTGCGAGGCAGTGGGGGCCGCTATGCGCTGGAGGATGGGTACAGCCCCAAGCCTGAAAACCTCAGCACCCCGGGTAGCCGTGAGGAGAGCCATGCTCCACGCCCGGGTGCCACCACGCATGTGGGTCCCACCTTGGCTAGCTCGGAGGGCAGTGGTGACATGGATTTGGTGTCACTGGAGGAGGTCAATGGTGGCGAGGacatcctcctgcagagcatcCACCCTGGTGGCCCCCGCGGGGACGGCGACGGAGGGGATGGGAGTGATGGTGGCATGtggggggtcctggtgggcagGGCTGTGACAGCTGGGCGGGAGAGGGTCTCGGCTgccagaggggctggggacgAGGGCAGCGGCGATGTCACCACGCCTGGCCGAGGGCGGGCGAGCATCACGGGTGGCATGGGGACAGGACGCACCGCTGTCAGCTCTGTCACTGAGAAGGAGGAGGATGTCCGCATGGACGCCGAAGGCGTGGATGAGTTTGCTTACATTCCCGATGTGGGTGCCATCACCAACACCAGGGGGCCGGGCAGTGCCGGTGTCACTCAGGTCACCCCGGAGGATGAGGAGGTGAAGATCTTTATCGGGAGGGCCAACATCCACATGGGTGAGCACGGCGGTGCCCCGGGCAGCACCAGCGCTAGCAGCGAGGATGGCGCCGTCCCCACCGTGGGGACCACTGGGTCCTGGGGGCAGCCTGAGGGACTGGCCACCACAGACACCCCACAGCATGGGGACAGTGtcaccagcagccctgggggtggCCACTCCACAGGGAGCGATGGGAGCGGTGCCACCACTGTCCCCAGTGGACAAGGGTTGATGGGCCCCATCCCTGAGGGGAGCACCACGGGTGACGTTACTGTCACCGCGGTGGTCAGCAGCCACGGGGACCATGGGGACAAGGCGAGAGGTGAGGGGCCAAGGTCCAGGGGGAGGCCTGCTGACACAACCGGGGCTGCCAGCAGTGTGGCATCCTCAGGGCTGACCACAGGGGACTGCAGCACGACTGCCAGCACACCGGCTGAGCACACAAGCAGGAGCACCACTGCAGGGCAAGGAGGCAGCGGGGAGGTGGGGACGGCGTCCCCAGTGAAGGACGGGCCCAAGGCCCGGCTGGAGGAAGCTGAACTCGGAAAGATGGCGAGGACGGAGGCAGCGCCATCgcccaggagggcagcggggaggcTGGCCGCTGGCAGAGCCCACGCAGGGGACGCCGTGGGGACCGCCGCCAGAGTGCCGGCAGCCCCCAGGCCATGGGGCAGCCCCCGAGCCCGGGCCCAGCACCCCGAGGGCAGCAAGGTGGCCTCAGCCTCAGCAGGGGGCTTTGGCCGCCTGCATGGTGGCCGCAGGCTGGTGGGGCTGGCGGCGCTGGAGCGCTCCAGGCAGCTGGACCAGGTGAGGCACGCCGACGAGCTCCACCTGCACGAGCGGGCCCTGTACAACCTCGGTGGGGTAGGGGgcagccccccggtgccccccggcaCCCACGCCGGCCGCTGGAGCGCCGACAGCAGCCAGTCCTCAGAGGGGGAGCGAGGCAGCCGCAGTGGGAGCGGTGAGGAGGACGGGTGGGGTGCCCGGAGGGGGGCCGCGCGGTTCCACCATGGCCCCTCTGTGCCTCTCTGA